From the Deinococcus gobiensis I-0 genome, the window ACCTGCATGCTGGTGCTGCCGCTGGGGGCAGTCACGACGGTCGCGCCCAGGCCCAGCGAGGAGTTCCTGTACATCGTGAAACTGAGCTGACCGTCGAGGTACCACTGGATGCTGGCGGCCTGCCATTTGACCTCGACGTGGTGCCAGGCGTTGCTGGTCGCGGGTCGCCACGCCTCGAACACGTAGCGGCTGCCCCCGTTGCGGAAGATCAGGGCCGGATGCAGCGCGCCCCTGGCGGGCACGAACTCGGCGTCGATCTCGTTCCACAGCGTGCCGTTGTCGGTGTACGTGAAGACGGTCGTGGTGGTCCCGGCGACACCCGGCACGTACAGGTCGCCCCCGAAAGAACTGCCCTGCGTCTTCCAGCGGCCACTCTTGACCTCGCTGCACGTACTCGAATCTAGATAACCGTATACGGCCTGATCCGAGCCGCTGCCCAGGGTGATGTTTCTGGGCGAGAAGGTGCAGCCGAACAGCGGGTCGCCGTTTTTCCAGTTCGAGGCGGTCCAGGTCTGGCCCCAGCGGCTGAAGGAGCCGGACACGGCCTGCGGGGTGAAGGCCACCGGATCGCCTGTCAGGGACGGGGACGAGTGGCCGCACCCCGCGAGCAGCAGGCCGGAGAGCAGGGTGGCAGACAGGGCAGCAATGCGCATGGACATCCTCCTGGGGGAATGAGGGCAACTGGGGCAGCCACTGGGGCAGCCACGCCGGAGCGGCCGGGCTGGCTGCCGGTGGGGGACAAGACGCGGTCCGTCTTGAAATTGTGGAGCTGAGACGGAGCGTACTCCGGGAAAAGCTTTTCTTCAAGTGCCGCGAACATCGACTGGGTACTGCGAAAAATTCAAGACCCGATCACCCTCTCCGGTATTGCTCCGGTGCGCGCCCGTCTGGAACAGGCTTGGAGCTTATGAAAAGGATTTCTTGACGAGATGAAGTCCTGCTGTTAGGGTGGCTCCACACCCAGTTCGGTTTTCACCTGTACGGCTGCCTGCCGCCGTGCCCGCCCCTTCCCGTCTTCCAGGAGTTCCGATGACGTATCTCCGGCCTGCCCTCGTGACCTGCGCGCTGCTGCTGAGCGCCTGCAACACTGTCACCCGTGTTCCCGTTTCCAGCAGTCCCACGGCGTCCCTGCCGGTCCTGACCGATGCCGAGACAGGCACGGACGGCCTGTTCTTCGGCATCTTCCGCGAGACCGCCTCGCACCGCACGGTGCCCGCGACGGTCGCCGCCGAGCTGCGCCGCACGCCCGCCAGCGTGATGTGGTTCGAGCAGTGGGGGAACGAGGTGCCTTTCCCGACCCAGGACGTCCAGGCGTTGCAGGAACAGGGCGTCTTGCCGCACATTACCTGGGAACCCTGGAAGGCCGACCTCGCGCTCGACGACCCGGCGCAGGTCCGGCTGGGCAACATCGTCGCCGGGCAGTACGACGCCTACATCACCCGCTGGGCCAGGTCGGCGGCGGCCACCCAGAAACCGCTGCTGCTGCGCTTCGGCCACGAATTCAACGGCAACTGGTATCCCTGGGCCACCGGCCAGAACGCCAACGACCCGCAGAAGTACGTGCAGGCCTACCGCCATGTCCATGACCTGTTCCGGGCGGCGGGCGCGACCAACGTGCAGTGGATCTGGACATACAACAACGACGACGTGCCCGGCGAAGCCTGGAACGCGCCTGCGGCGGCCTATCCCGGCGACGCCTACGTGGACTGGGTGGGCATCGACGGCTACAACTGGGGCACCAACCCCAGCTGGGGCAACTGGCGCACAGTCAGCGACCTGTTCGGGTCGGCCTACGCCAAGGCGCAGCAGATCGCGCCCAGCAAGCCCATCATGCTCGCGGAGTTCGCGTCGTCGGATGTCGGAGGCAACAAGCCCGCCTGGATCGACGACCTGTTCCAGACGCTGCCCAAAAGCTTTCCCAAAGTGCGCGCCTTCACCTGGTTCGACATCCAGAAGGAAGAGGACTGGCGCATCAATTCCACGCTGGCGAGCCAGGAACGCTTCATCGTGGGCCTGCGGGGCAAGAATATCCGCAGCAGCGGCGCGGCGATGGCCCAGGTCCCTGCCCGGACCAGTGGCGGCTCGGCAGGCACGCCGTCCACGGCCCTGCCGACGAACGCCCGCCTGCTGGCGAATTTCGAGACCCTCACGGACGGCCGGCCGACCAGCCAGGACGGGGGCCGCATCTTCCTGAGCGGCTATCAGCAGGACGCGGCGCATCCCAGTTCCTTCAGCAATCAGGCGGCCGGGTCGGAGGCCGCGCCCCTGACCGTGCCGGCCAGCGGCAGCCGCAGCCAGTACGCGGCCTTCGACTACGCGGTCGCGGCCCCCAACCAGTACGCCGGGGTGGTCATGACCGTGGAACTCCGGCCCCGCAGCGGCAGCGACGTGGTGGGCAGCGACCAGAGCGCCTACCGCAGCCTGCATCTGGACCTGGCCGGGACCGGGGCCACCCAGGTGCGGCTGGAACTGATCGGGGAGCGCAGCCTGGGCATCGCCGACGGCAGCAACCCCCAGACCTACGTGACCCTGCCCGCCGGCGTCATCTCGCTGGACCTTCCGGTCAGCCGTTTCACGCAGCCGGACTGGGCCCCCACCAAGGTCGCTACCACCGACGTGATGAAACGTCTGGCCGCCGTACAGCTCGTGGTGGATCAGGTGCCCGCCTCGGGCCGGATCGAGGTGGACAACCTCGCCCTGGTGCCCTGAGTGCTGGAGCCCTGAAGGCGGTGCGGGCCGAGCCGGGGGTGCGGCCCGCACGCTCTCCGGTCAGGGGCGCGCGGCACTCCACACGTTCATGACGCCCTCGCCGGTCGCGTCTCCCGCCTTCAGGTCGCCCTTCCAGTAGTACAGCGGCTTGCCCTGGTACGTCACCTGACGGCTGCCGTCCGGCCGGATCAGGGTTTCCAGGCTTCCCCGGACCGCCGTCCCCCGCGTGGGCAGCTGCGCCACCAGCAGGGGCGGCCAGTTGACCGCGCAGGTGCCGGTGCAGTTGCTCACGCCCGCCGTGTCCTTGGCGAAGGTATAGAGGGTCAGGCCGTTGGGCCCCGTCAGGACGCTGCCCAGCGTGCCCGCCCGGCCCAGCTGCACGGTCGGCCCCGGATTGACCGCGAACCAGACGCTCTGCACCCCCTGGCCGGTCGTGTCGCCCGGCTTGGTGTCGTCCTTCCAGTAGTAGAGCGGAATGCCGTTGTAGGCGACCTGCGGCTCGCCGTCGGCCCGCTGGATCAGGCTGAGCTGTCCCCTGATCCCGGCGACGCGCGCCGGAACCTTCGTGGCGGTCAGGGGCGGCCAGGCCACGGCGCACAGGCCCGTGCAACTGCTGCGCCCCGGCCCGTCCTTGGTGAACAGGTACAGCGTGCGCCCGTCCGGGCCGACGAGAATGGGACCGAGTTTGGCGTCCTGGCGCACGCTCAGCAGCGGGGCGGCAGAGGGAGTGGCTGGGGTGGTCTGGGCCAGGGCAGGCGAAGTCAGGGCGAGGGCGAGCAGGGCGGCAGGGCGCAGGGCGTTGTTCATGGGGGACCTCCGCCCATCCATATGCCCGGCCGGCCCCGCTTGGATGCATGGCCGGACGGGGCGCAGGCCGGCCCCCGTCTTCAGCCCCGCACGTCGGCGCGCCCCAGGGGCCGGGTCGGGGCCGGGCTGCCTCCGGCCGGTTCCAGACTGACGCCCACCGAGTCGTAGCCGGTCCAGGTGACGCGCAGCGTGGCCCCCGCCGTGAGGCCCAGGCTCACGGGCACCCCCGCGCGCGGCCCGCTCGCCCGCCGTCCCCAGGCCTGGTAGACCTGTCCCCCCGGGGCCGGGCGGCCGAGGACCAGCAGCGCCTGACCGTCGGGCCGGACCAGCAGGGTGCCGACCGCCGCGCCACTGCGTGAGATCAGGGGTCGCTGGGCCGCCCCCTGGGCCGTCCAGCGCTGCACGTCGGTCTGGGCGGTCCGGGCCGGAGAAAACAGCCAGCCCGAGGCCACGCCGCCCGCCAGCAGCAGCGCCACGCCCGCCGCCAGACCCAGCCCCCACCACGGTGGGCGGCCAACTGACGGCGTGGCCGGGCCAGCCCCGGGGGCGCGCCGGGCCTCGATGCGTTCCCAGGTGCCGGGCGGCGGGTCGGCGGCGGGCAGGGCCTGGGCCAGCCCGTACAGAGCGTCGCGCTGCCGGGCCACCTCCGCGCGGCAGGCCGGGCACTGGGCCAGATGCGCCTCCACTGCCGCCTGCTCGCGCGGCTCCAGATTGCCGAGGACATGCCCCGCCAACAGCTCGGTGGGGTGAGTAGTCATGGCGTCATCCTCTCGCGCAGCTTGACCAGGGCGCGGCGCAGCCGACTCTTGACTGTTCCCAGCGGCAACCCGGTGCGGGCGGTCAGTTCGGCGTGGGTATAGCCGCCGAAAAACATCTCCTCGAGCAGCAGGCGGTCCGTATCGGGGAGGGTCCGCAGCGCGGCCTCGACCAGCGCCCGGTCCAGCGGGTCCCGGGGGGCGGGCGGAGCGGGCAGGTCGAAGGCGGGGTCTTCGGGCTGGGCCGCCTGGGGCTGGGCCTGTGGGCGTGCCCGGCGGGTCCGCAGCCGTTCCAGGCACAGGTGGTGGGCGATGGTCAGGACGAAAGTCTGTACGCTGCCGCGCGCCGGGTCGTAGCGCCCGGCCTGGGCTTCCAGGCGCAGGAAGGTGTCCTGGAGCGTCTCCTCGGCGTCTTCTGGCGAGGCGAGCATGCGCAGGCACAGCCGGTAGGTGACGCCCCCGAACTCGTCGTAGAGCGCCCGCAGGGCTTCCGGCTGCCCGTGCCGGAGTTGCACCATCAGCGCGCCGTGCGCCTGGGCGCTGGTCCTGGGCGCGGCGCTCAGAGGCCCACCGTCCGTCAGGGGCACGGACAGGTGTACGCGGGCCAGGAGACGGGGAATCGGTGGGGCGTGGGCGGCAGGCACGTCTCCGGTATGCCCCGGCCGTGCCTTCTGGATGCATGCGGTCGGCGGGGCGCGTTCCTTCTGGAATTCACCCGCCGATTACACACCTCCCGGAGCGGGGAGGGGCGGCGGCCCGCTGCTGTTTCCTCGCCTGTCCCGTCTTTCCGGACCGTACGGATGGGGGAGGGCTGGCCCCGGCCCCCACCCTGGCGGGCTCAGTCCTGCGCGGGGTCGTACCAGTTGCGGTCCCAGCGGTGGCGGTAGAGCTTCTGGACCTGTTCGGCGGGCAGGCCTTCGCCGTCGCCCAGCGCCACGTTGCGCTCGACGTTCCGGACGCTGCGCATCCCCACGATGACGGTGCTCACGGCCGGGTGGCTCAGCACGAACCGCAGCGCGGTCTCGGGCAGCCGGGCCGTGTCGATGCCCAGGTCCTGCTCCAGCGCGCGCAGGTGGCCCTGCAGTTCGGTCTTGCGCTGGCCCCCGAAATAACGGTTGCGCCAGTCGCCCTCCGGGAAGGTGGTTTCCGGGGTGATGTTGCCGGTCAGGCTGCCTTCGTCCAGCGCCACCCGCACGATCACGCCGACACCGTTGGCCCGGCAGGCGTCGAGCAGCCGGTCCTGGGGCGACTGGTCGAAGACGTTGTAGATCACCTGCACGCTTTCCACCACGCCCGCCTCGACCGCCTTCACGGCGTTGGCCGGCTGGTGGTCGTTGATCGAGATACCGAAATGCCGGATCTTGCCGTCGCGCTTGAGCTGGGTCACGGCGTCCTGCCAGTCGCCCTGCCCCAGCCAGGCGTCGTTCCAGACGTGGAACTGCTGCACGTCGATGCTCGGCAGCCCCAGGCGTTCCAGGCTCGCCTCCGTCATGCGGACCACATGCTCGGCGGGGTAGGCCTGCTCGGCGGCGGTGTCCGGCGCGGCGGGCCACTGCATGTTCTTCGGGCTGATCTTGGTGGCGACCAGGGTGCCGGGGTGGGCGCGGGCCACCTCACCGACGAGGCGCTCGCTGTGGCCGTCGCCGTAGCCCATCGCGGTGTCGATGAAGTTGCCGCCCAGTTCGACGTAGCGGCGCAGCGCGTCCAGGCTTTCGTCGTCCTGCGCGCCCTTCCACATGTCGGCCCCGATGCCCCAGGCTCCGTAGCCGATCTCCGTGACATGCAGGCCGGTGCGGCCCAGCGCTCTTTTGTGAATGGTCATGGCTCCCACCCTACGCGCCCCGGGGACGCGCGGGATGGGGAAAAGCTTCAGAATGGGGGGACCGGGACCCTCAGCGCCCACCTGACGCCCCGGGGCCCACCCCGATCAGAGCAGCTTTTCGATGCCGATGGGCAGGTCGCGCACGCGCTTGCCGGTGGCGTGGTACACCGCGTTGGCGACGGCCGCCGCTACCCCCACGATAGGCAGTTCGCCCAGGCCCTTGCCGCCCAGGGGGTTGAGGTAGGGTTCGACCTCCTCGACATAGGCCGGTTCCAGCCGGGGCACGTCGGCATTCACCGGTACGAGGTACTCGCTGAGGTTGGCGTTGGTCACGCGGCCGTAGCGGTCGTCGCGCCGCGTCTCCTCGAGGAGCGCCATACCCAGCCCGCCGATGACGCCGCCGAGCGCCTGGCTGTGCGCGATGCGGGGGTTGATGACCCGGCCCACCGCCAGCGAGCTGACCACCCGGCGCACCCGCGTCTCCAGCACGTCGGGGTCCACCGTCACCTCGACGAAGTGCGCGCCGAAACTCCAGAAGGAGTAGCGGTCCTTCTCGCTGCCGGGGCCGCTGGTCTGGTGGCCCTCGACCGACGCGACCTTCAGCCGGGCCAGCAGGGCTGCGTAGGTTTCGCCGCGTGACGGATCGCCCGCCGCGAACAGGCGGCCGCCCTGCACCGTGACCCCGGCCGGGTCCAGGCCGTACAGCGGCGAGCGGCGGTCGGACAGGGCCAGCACCACCGCCTTGCGCCGGGCCTCCTGGGCGCTGAGCATCACGGCCGGCCCCAGGCTCGCCATCATCTGCGACCCGCCCTGCACGGGCGCGAAGGGATACTCGGTGTCTCCGATCTCGACCCGCACGCGCGACACGTCCAGGCCCAGGGCGTCGGCGGCCACCTGGGCCATGCTCGTGTAGGTGCCCGGCCCCATGTCGCTGCTGGAACTGTGGACCACCGCCGAACCGTCGGCCAGCAGCAGCACCTTGGCGCTCGACGCGGTGCGGTTGGCCGGATAGACGGCCGTCGCCATGCCCAGCCCGACGAGCAGGCGGCCGTCGCGCATGGACCCCGGCGCGGGCGTGCGGCGCGTCCAGCCGATCCGCTCGGCCCCGTCGGCGTAGCACTGCCGCAGGGACTTGCTCGACCAGGGCAGCTTCTTTTCGGGGTCCGCCTCGGCGTGGTTGCGCAGCCGCAGCTCGACCGGATCGAGGTTCAGGCGTACGGCGAGCTCGTCCATCGCGCTCTCCAGAGCGAAAGCCCCGGTGGCCTCGCCGGGGCCGCGCATGAAGGTGGGCGTCGAGACGTTCATGCCGACCAGCCGGTAGGTCGTCCGCACGTTGTCGCAGGCGTACAGCATCCGTGCGGGGTGCAGCGTGGCCTCGGCGTATTCCTCATAGGTGCTGGTCTGCGCGGTCGCCTCGTGGACCAGCGACAGCAACTTGCCGCCGGCGTCGGCTCCCAGGCGCACGCGCTGCTCGGTATGGGGCCGGAAGCCCACCGTGCCGTACATCTGCTCGCGCGACAGCGAGAACTTCACCGGCCGCTTCACCGCCCTGGCGACCAGCGCCGTCAGGATCACGTGCGGCCAGGCCCGCCCCGCCCCGCCGAAGCCCCCGCCCACGAAGGGCGCCAGGACACGCACGCTGCCCGCCTGAAGCCCGAAGGCGCGGGCGACCTGACTGCGCACGCTGACCGGCCACTGGGACTTGTCGTACAGCGTCAGGGTGCCGGCCGGCGACCAGACGGCGATGGTCGCGTGCGGCTCGATGGGGTTGTGGTGCTCGGTCGGCACGACGTAGGTGGCGTCGATCCGCGCCGCCGCCTTCACCATGCCCGCGTCGGGATCGCCCCGCTGGTAGTCCGAGGGGTTCTCGGGCTGGGGGTCGAGCCGCGCCTCGTTGGGTGCGAAGGCCCGGCGTTTCTCGGCCGCGAAGCTCAGGGCGGCGGGCTCGGCCTGATAGGTCACCTTCACCAGGGCGGCGGCGGCCTCGGCGCGTTCCAGCGTGTCGGCCACGACCACAGCCACATACTGCCGGTCGAACAGCACGCGGTCGTCCTGGAGGGCGCGCAGCGGGTGGCCGATCTTGGGGTCGGCGCTGAGGGTCGGGGTCTGGGGCAGATAGGGCAGCTTGGGGGCGTTGAGGTGCGTGATGACCGCGAGGACGCCGGGCGCGGCCTGGGCAGCGGCGAGGTCGAAGCCGGTCACGCGGCCTTTGGGAATGGTGCTCAGCACCGGCGCGGCGTAGACCAGACCCCGGATGGGATACTCGGCGGCGAACCGGGCCTTGCCCAGCACCTTCGCCCGGCCCTCGATACGTTTGACGGGTCGGCCGACCGAGGTCATGCGGGGCCTCCTGCGGCGAGTTCCAGCGCCCGGATCAGGGTGCGCTGCGCGAGGGGGATCTTGAAGGCGTTCTGGCTGTAGCCGCGCGCGCCCCGCAGCGCGGCCTGCGCCGCCGCGCCGAAGGCCTCACGGGTCGGGGCCTGCCCGACCAGCAGCGCCTCGGCCTCGGGCGAGCGCCAGGGCTTGGTGCCCACGCCCCCCAACGCCACCCGCGCCGCGCGGATGCGCCCGCCCTGCACGTCCAGGCCTGTGGCCGCCGAGGTCACTGCGAACTCGTAGCTCGCGCGGTCACGCACCTTGAGGTAGTGCGAGCGCGCCGCGTGCGGGGCCGCCGGAAGGTCCACCGCCAGGATCAGGTCCTCGGGCGCCAGCACGGTTTCCCGCTGCGGCGTGTCCCCGGGCACGACATGGAGGTCCACGAGATTGACCGTGCGGTCGCCCCTGGGGCCGCGCACCCGCACCACGGCGTCCAGGGCCACCATCGCCACCGCCATGTCGCCCGCGTAGGTGGCGATACAGGAGTCGCTCGTGCCCAGGACCGCCTGCATCTTGTTCTCGCCGCCGATGGCCGAGCAGCCGGTCCCCGGTTCGCGCTTGTTGCAGGGCAGGGCCAGGTCACGGAAATAGGGGCAGCGCGTCCGCTGAAGCAGGTTGCCCCCGATGCTCGCCTTGTTGCGCAGCTGCGGCGAGGCGCTGGCGAGCAGGGCCTGCGACACGGCCGGAAAGCCCTGCACGACCAGCGGATGTTCGGCGACCTCACTCATCCGCGCCAGTGCCCCGATCCGGACCCCGCCGCCGGGCAGGGCAGTGATGCCTTTCAGGGGCAGGCCGTTGATGTCCACGAGCTTGCTGGGAGCCTCGACGTTCACCCGCATGAGGTCGACCAGCGTGGTCCCTCCGGCGATGAATCTGGCACCCGTGTCCTGGGCCACTGCCATGACAGCGTCACCCGGCATCCGGGCGGCCTCGTAAGCGAAATTCCTCATCCCTGGGCCTCCCGTACCGAGCGCACAGCCTCGACGATGCCGTTGTAGCAGCCGCAGCGGCAGACGTTGCCGCTCATCCACTCCCGGGTCTGGGCATCGCTCTGGGCATGGCCCTCGCGCACGCAGGCCACGCCCGACATGATCTGGCCGGGGGTGCAGTAGCCGCACTGCAGGCCCTCATGGTCGATGAAGGCCTGCTGCATGGGGTGGAGGGCCTCACCCTGCGCCAGGCCCTCGATGGTCGTGATGTCGTCCTGCTGGTGCATGATCGCCAGGGCCAGGCAGGAATTGATCCGTACGCCGTTCACGTGCACGGTGCAGGCTCCGCAGGCCCCCTGGTTGCACCCTTTCTTGGTGCCGGTCAGCCCCAGGTGCTCCCGGAGGGCATCAAGCAGACTGACCCGCGGCTCAAGGCGCAGGCTGCGGGTCACGCCGTTGACCCTCAATTTCAGATCGACCAGTTCGGCGGGGTTCTCCTGCTCGGCCACGTTCTGGGCCGCTGCCGGTCGAAGGCCCAGGGCGGCCCCGGCAATGGCGGTTCCTGCCAGGAAGGTTCGCCGTGAGACATCCAGAGTGGAGGGTCCAGATACACGTTCGTCAGTTTCAGACCGTTCGGATGGGACATGCTGAGCCATAAGAACCCCCTTTGAATTCGAATTCGTAAATGTTAATCGAAAACTGTAATCCGTGAGTTGGCCTTCAGATGATTTATAGAGGGATAAGGCAGCATGAAGGTCATTTAATCCGTCTTGTACTCTTAAAAAAGCTCTGCTGGACACGTCACTTTGAACTGCTCTGGATGGCATGCGGCGCTGACCTGGGTCCGTGCC encodes:
- a CDS encoding glycoside hydrolase family 26 protein — encoded protein: MTYLRPALVTCALLLSACNTVTRVPVSSSPTASLPVLTDAETGTDGLFFGIFRETASHRTVPATVAAELRRTPASVMWFEQWGNEVPFPTQDVQALQEQGVLPHITWEPWKADLALDDPAQVRLGNIVAGQYDAYITRWARSAAATQKPLLLRFGHEFNGNWYPWATGQNANDPQKYVQAYRHVHDLFRAAGATNVQWIWTYNNDDVPGEAWNAPAAAYPGDAYVDWVGIDGYNWGTNPSWGNWRTVSDLFGSAYAKAQQIAPSKPIMLAEFASSDVGGNKPAWIDDLFQTLPKSFPKVRAFTWFDIQKEEDWRINSTLASQERFIVGLRGKNIRSSGAAMAQVPARTSGGSAGTPSTALPTNARLLANFETLTDGRPTSQDGGRIFLSGYQQDAAHPSSFSNQAAGSEAAPLTVPASGSRSQYAAFDYAVAAPNQYAGVVMTVELRPRSGSDVVGSDQSAYRSLHLDLAGTGATQVRLELIGERSLGIADGSNPQTYVTLPAGVISLDLPVSRFTQPDWAPTKVATTDVMKRLAAVQLVVDQVPASGRIEVDNLALVP
- a CDS encoding aldo/keto reductase translates to MTIHKRALGRTGLHVTEIGYGAWGIGADMWKGAQDDESLDALRRYVELGGNFIDTAMGYGDGHSERLVGEVARAHPGTLVATKISPKNMQWPAAPDTAAEQAYPAEHVVRMTEASLERLGLPSIDVQQFHVWNDAWLGQGDWQDAVTQLKRDGKIRHFGISINDHQPANAVKAVEAGVVESVQVIYNVFDQSPQDRLLDACRANGVGVIVRVALDEGSLTGNITPETTFPEGDWRNRYFGGQRKTELQGHLRALEQDLGIDTARLPETALRFVLSHPAVSTVIVGMRSVRNVERNVALGDGEGLPAEQVQKLYRHRWDRNWYDPAQD
- a CDS encoding sigma-70 family RNA polymerase sigma factor; this encodes MPAAHAPPIPRLLARVHLSVPLTDGGPLSAAPRTSAQAHGALMVQLRHGQPEALRALYDEFGGVTYRLCLRMLASPEDAEETLQDTFLRLEAQAGRYDPARGSVQTFVLTIAHHLCLERLRTRRARPQAQPQAAQPEDPAFDLPAPPAPRDPLDRALVEAALRTLPDTDRLLLEEMFFGGYTHAELTARTGLPLGTVKSRLRRALVKLRERMTP
- a CDS encoding (2Fe-2S)-binding protein yields the protein MAEQENPAELVDLKLRVNGVTRSLRLEPRVSLLDALREHLGLTGTKKGCNQGACGACTVHVNGVRINSCLALAIMHQQDDITTIEGLAQGEALHPMQQAFIDHEGLQCGYCTPGQIMSGVACVREGHAQSDAQTREWMSGNVCRCGCYNGIVEAVRSVREAQG
- a CDS encoding family 16 glycosylhydrolase, producing the protein MRIAALSATLLSGLLLAGCGHSSPSLTGDPVAFTPQAVSGSFSRWGQTWTASNWKNGDPLFGCTFSPRNITLGSGSDQAVYGYLDSSTCSEVKSGRWKTQGSSFGGDLYVPGVAGTTTTVFTYTDNGTLWNEIDAEFVPARGALHPALIFRNGGSRYVFEAWRPATSNAWHHVEVKWQAASIQWYLDGQLSFTMYRNSSLGLGATVVTAPSGSTSMQVPAAAWPTQSQQLIANFWRGSNTADAAGFLGSYGGGTGTAIWNNLF
- a CDS encoding anti-sigma factor domain-containing protein, which translates into the protein MTTHPTELLAGHVLGNLEPREQAAVEAHLAQCPACRAEVARQRDALYGLAQALPAADPPPGTWERIEARRAPGAGPATPSVGRPPWWGLGLAAGVALLLAGGVASGWLFSPARTAQTDVQRWTAQGAAQRPLISRSGAAVGTLLVRPDGQALLVLGRPAPGGQVYQAWGRRASGPRAGVPVSLGLTAGATLRVTWTGYDSVGVSLEPAGGSPAPTRPLGRADVRG
- a CDS encoding FAD binding domain-containing protein; the encoded protein is MRNFAYEAARMPGDAVMAVAQDTGARFIAGGTTLVDLMRVNVEAPSKLVDINGLPLKGITALPGGGVRIGALARMSEVAEHPLVVQGFPAVSQALLASASPQLRNKASIGGNLLQRTRCPYFRDLALPCNKREPGTGCSAIGGENKMQAVLGTSDSCIATYAGDMAVAMVALDAVVRVRGPRGDRTVNLVDLHVVPGDTPQRETVLAPEDLILAVDLPAAPHAARSHYLKVRDRASYEFAVTSAATGLDVQGGRIRAARVALGGVGTKPWRSPEAEALLVGQAPTREAFGAAAQAALRGARGYSQNAFKIPLAQRTLIRALELAAGGPA
- a CDS encoding xanthine dehydrogenase family protein molybdopterin-binding subunit codes for the protein MTSVGRPVKRIEGRAKVLGKARFAAEYPIRGLVYAAPVLSTIPKGRVTGFDLAAAQAAPGVLAVITHLNAPKLPYLPQTPTLSADPKIGHPLRALQDDRVLFDRQYVAVVVADTLERAEAAAALVKVTYQAEPAALSFAAEKRRAFAPNEARLDPQPENPSDYQRGDPDAGMVKAAARIDATYVVPTEHHNPIEPHATIAVWSPAGTLTLYDKSQWPVSVRSQVARAFGLQAGSVRVLAPFVGGGFGGAGRAWPHVILTALVARAVKRPVKFSLSREQMYGTVGFRPHTEQRVRLGADAGGKLLSLVHEATAQTSTYEEYAEATLHPARMLYACDNVRTTYRLVGMNVSTPTFMRGPGEATGAFALESAMDELAVRLNLDPVELRLRNHAEADPEKKLPWSSKSLRQCYADGAERIGWTRRTPAPGSMRDGRLLVGLGMATAVYPANRTASSAKVLLLADGSAVVHSSSSDMGPGTYTSMAQVAADALGLDVSRVRVEIGDTEYPFAPVQGGSQMMASLGPAVMLSAQEARRKAVVLALSDRRSPLYGLDPAGVTVQGGRLFAAGDPSRGETYAALLARLKVASVEGHQTSGPGSEKDRYSFWSFGAHFVEVTVDPDVLETRVRRVVSSLAVGRVINPRIAHSQALGGVIGGLGMALLEETRRDDRYGRVTNANLSEYLVPVNADVPRLEPAYVEEVEPYLNPLGGKGLGELPIVGVAAAVANAVYHATGKRVRDLPIGIEKLL